The sequence below is a genomic window from Massilia oculi.
GATCTCGGCCAGCACGTTCAGGTCGGCGCGCACCGTCACCAGCGAGATGCCGAACATCTCCGACAGCTCGGCCACCGTCACCCGACCGCGCTCGGCCACCATTTCGCGGATCTTGCGGCGCCGCTCCGCCACCAGCAGATCCTGGTCGGGCGTCGCTTCCGGGGGCTTGCCTTCGTTACCGTTCGAAACTTTCGCTTCTGTTTTTTTTGCCTGCTTCATTTTCATCCATCCCGCGCGGTTCGCCGCCGCGGCTCCGTTATATACGTCATCGGTGCTTCATTAACGGATTGATGATACAGGATGAGAATGCGAGAAACGAAAGTTCAGACTATTTTTTGATCCCCTTCTCACTTACGTAGGAAGCCCGGTATGTAGCCCGCATGCTCATGCTTTCCAGGCGCCGGCGAACACGCGTTCCGCGTTCAGGCGGAACAGCTTGTCGGCCACCGCCTTCGGCAGCGCGAGGCCGCGCACCACGCCGTCGAGGTCCGGCGTGGTGAGCTCGTCGTCGGTATTGAAGTAGCGCCAGTCGCGCCGCCATACGCCGTCCAGGTCGGACACGAAGTCGGCCTGGGTCTGCTGGGCCGACTGGGCCAGGTCGGAGCCGTACATCAGGCGGTCCTGATAGGTGATGAAGAACTGCCGCACCCGCTCGCGGTCGCGCTGCGACTGGTACTGGATCTGGCCGATGCGCGCCGCGATGTCCACATTGGCCGTCGGATTGCGGTCCAGGAAGCGCGCCAGCTCGTCCACGTTCCACTCCAGCGAGGCCATGTGCACGCCGACGAAGCGCAGGCGCGGATGGCTGGCCAGCAGGCGGTCGCGCGCGCCCATCTGGTCTTCGTAGCTCGGCATCTTCGGCTGCTTGTACATGTGGTATTGCGGGTGGTTCCTGAAGTATTCGCGGTCGTTCTTGGTCGTCATCTTCTCGAGCGGCAGCCAGCAGTTGTGCGGCTCGCCCTGGTGTCCGACCAGCAGCACGTCGCGCTCTTGAAACGCGTCGAACAGCGGCTTGATGCGCTCGTCGTCGACCATCACCAGCTTGCCCTGCGCATCGCGCTCCGACATGCCGATGTTCTTCCATACCTTGACGCCCACCGCGCCATCCTCCAGCGCCGCATCCAGCCGGTGCAGCGTCGCCGGGATCCAGGCCGGCTGCAACAGGTTGTCGGCGCTGAAGCTGGCGATCCAGCCGACCGTGGCCGGATGCTCGTGGTGCAGCTTGCTCGCCACGCGCTGCTGCTGCTCCAGCGCCGGGAACACCGGATAATCGACGTTGATCGTCAGCGCGCGGAAATTGGCCTTGCGCGCCAGCGCCAGGAACGGGCCCTGCTCGAGGCCGTGCAAGTGCAGGTGGGCGTCGATCTTGGGCACGCTCTCGTAATCCTGCATGGTGTAGCTGTCGGCGGCCAGCGCGCCGATCGGCGCTGCCATTGCGGCGAGGAGGATGGTGCAAAGAAGGCGGTTGCGCATGTCGTTCTCCTGTCTTACGTCTGTCGGCTATCGAATGGTGGCGGCGAGGCGGTCCAGCGCGGCCTCGCTCAATGGCTGCCTGGCGCTGCGGGCGGCGTACAGGGCGGCGCCGAGCACCGGCGCCAGCCGCGGCGCCTGCAGGCGGTAGGGCCTGGCGCAGGCGGCCAGCGCCTGCTCGAACGGCGCGCGCAGCAAGCTGCCGTCGCCGAACAGCCCGCCCGTGTACGACACGGGCAGCGCCAGGTCGGAATCGACCTCGAGCCGGTCGCGCACCGCGTCGACCATCGCCGCCAGTTCGCGCGCGGCATCGACGAAGATGGCGCGCGCCTGTTCGTCGCCCAGGGCCACCGCCTCGGACACCAGCCGCGCCAGCTGGGCGATGCGGCTGCGGTCGCCGCCAAGCTCGCCGTACACCACGGCGCACAGGTCGAGATCGTCCTCCAGCGCCAGCCGCTCGCGCATCAGGCCGTACAGGGCTCCCTTCGGCGCGCGGCCGTCGCTCATGCGCGAGAACAGGGTCAGGCCGGCGCGCGCGATCCAGTGGGCCGAACCCTCGTCGCTGAACAGTTCTCCCCAGCCCCCGGCGCGCGCCTGGCGGCCGGCGACTTCGCCATAGGCCATCGAGCCGGTGCCGGCGATCACGCTGATGCCGTCCATGCAGGCCAGCGAGCCGGCCCAGCTGCACACCATGTCGTTGCCGCACCGCGTGCGTGCGGGCCCCAGGATGGCGCCGGCCGCCGCATCGAGCTCGCGCTGGGCCGCGCGGTCCTCGCCATAGGCCGGCAGGCCGAAGAAGGCGTAGGTGACCGCGCCGCCATCGACGCCTGCCGTGGACAGCAGCGCATGCACGCCGCGCTGCAGGGTCGCCGCCACGGCGGGCATGCCGTGGTCGACGTGGTAGGTGCTGCCTTCTTCATGGCGCGCCAGCACGCTGCCGTGCGCGTCGATCAGTGCGAACGCCGTCTTGGTGCCGCCGCCGTCAACGCCGAGGAACATGGGCGGCCTCGTTATCGACGGGAGAAGCGAAGGGATAGATGGTCACGCCGCGCACCACCCGGTTGACGGTGCCGGACATGCTCGGCGTATCCGGGCGCACGCCCAGCGACAGCGAGCGCAGGAAGGCGAAGCCCTGGCAGAATACGATAAAGGGAAGCGCCAGCTCCAGGTCGTGCGCATCGTCCGCGCCGGAGAACACGAAGTCGTCCTCGCCGGCCATGCCGTCGTGGCGCGCGCTCAGGGCCAGCACGCGGCCGGCGCGGCGGTCGCCGCGCAGCTCGCGCAGCAGGTCGAGATCGTAGCGGCGCGCCTGCGGATCGTTCGACAGCAGCACCACCACCAGGGTGCGGTCGTCGACGATGGTCTTGGGGCCGTGGCGGAAGCCCAGCGGCGAATCGTGGATCGCCACCACCTGGCCGTCGGTCAGCTCCAGCAGTTTCAGCGCGGCTTCGCGCGCCAGGCCGCGCAGCTCGTTGCTGCCGAGGTAGACCACGCGCTTGAAGTCCTGCGCCACCAGCTGTGCCAGGAGCGGCAGGGCGCGCTCGCCCACCTGCGTCGCCGCCGACGCCACGCGGGCGGCGACGCCGGGCGACAGCACGCGGAACGCCAGCGCCGCGGCCAGCAGCATCGAGGTGAAGCTGGTCGTCATCGCGAAGCCGCGGTCGTGGGTGGCGTCGGGCAGCAGGATCGCCAGCGCATTGGCGCGGTCCTGGGTCATGCGGTACAGCTGGCCCTCTTCGTTGCAGGTGATCACCAGGTGGTAGACGTCGTCCACCAGCTGGTCGGCCAGCTGCACCGCCGCAACGCTTTCCGGGCTGCTGCCGGAACGGCCGAACGACACCACCAGGGTCGGCGCGCCGCGCTGGAAATAGCGGTCCGGGCCCGACACCAGGTCGGTGGTCGGCACCGCTTCGGCGCGCCGGCCCTGGCGCAGCAGACCCGGAGCCAGGCATTCGCCGATGAAGGCCGAGGTGCCGGCGCCGGCCATCACGATGCGCAGTTCCGGACGCGCCAGCAAGGGCGCCAGGAAGGCGTCGATCTGCGCGCGCTGCACGGCCACCAGCGCATCGATCTGCGGCCACACGCCCGGCTGCTGCGCGATCTCGCGCGCCGTCACGCCGCCGCCCAGCGCATCGAGGCGGGCCACATCCTGTCCAAACAACTCACTGCCGCCTTGCACGGCATCCTGTACTGCTTGCATGTTTACTGCTCCCTAGGTTCGGCGCCCGGCTGGCAGGCGCGCATGTACTGGCGCAGCACGCGGGCTACCCCTTCTTTCAATAACGCGAGCGGCGTGTTGCTCACCCGGCCCTCGCGCACCGCTTCGTAATGGAATGGCAGGTACTGGCTCAGCAAAGTGAGCGGCGC
It includes:
- a CDS encoding amidohydrolase family protein, which codes for MRNRLLCTILLAAMAAPIGALAADSYTMQDYESVPKIDAHLHLHGLEQGPFLALARKANFRALTINVDYPVFPALEQQQRVASKLHHEHPATVGWIASFSADNLLQPAWIPATLHRLDAALEDGAVGVKVWKNIGMSERDAQGKLVMVDDERIKPLFDAFQERDVLLVGHQGEPHNCWLPLEKMTTKNDREYFRNHPQYHMYKQPKMPSYEDQMGARDRLLASHPRLRFVGVHMASLEWNVDELARFLDRNPTANVDIAARIGQIQYQSQRDRERVRQFFITYQDRLMYGSDLAQSAQQTQADFVSDLDGVWRRDWRYFNTDDELTTPDLDGVVRGLALPKAVADKLFRLNAERVFAGAWKA
- a CDS encoding N-acetylglucosamine kinase, whose product is MFLGVDGGGTKTAFALIDAHGSVLARHEEGSTYHVDHGMPAVAATLQRGVHALLSTAGVDGGAVTYAFFGLPAYGEDRAAQRELDAAAGAILGPARTRCGNDMVCSWAGSLACMDGISVIAGTGSMAYGEVAGRQARAGGWGELFSDEGSAHWIARAGLTLFSRMSDGRAPKGALYGLMRERLALEDDLDLCAVVYGELGGDRSRIAQLARLVSEAVALGDEQARAIFVDAARELAAMVDAVRDRLEVDSDLALPVSYTGGLFGDGSLLRAPFEQALAACARPYRLQAPRLAPVLGAALYAARSARQPLSEAALDRLAATIR
- a CDS encoding SIS domain-containing protein; translation: MQAVQDAVQGGSELFGQDVARLDALGGGVTAREIAQQPGVWPQIDALVAVQRAQIDAFLAPLLARPELRIVMAGAGTSAFIGECLAPGLLRQGRRAEAVPTTDLVSGPDRYFQRGAPTLVVSFGRSGSSPESVAAVQLADQLVDDVYHLVITCNEEGQLYRMTQDRANALAILLPDATHDRGFAMTTSFTSMLLAAALAFRVLSPGVAARVASAATQVGERALPLLAQLVAQDFKRVVYLGSNELRGLAREAALKLLELTDGQVVAIHDSPLGFRHGPKTIVDDRTLVVVLLSNDPQARRYDLDLLRELRGDRRAGRVLALSARHDGMAGEDDFVFSGADDAHDLELALPFIVFCQGFAFLRSLSLGVRPDTPSMSGTVNRVVRGVTIYPFASPVDNEAAHVPRR